A stretch of the Deltaproteobacteria bacterium genome encodes the following:
- a CDS encoding cytochrome c, with protein MRLRTWLPLGALFAAGLGAGVLFTTFGPLGGSDGAAMAADGENGAQLYDDKCIVCHTIGKGIRKGPDLKDVHKRRDKAWLVKWIKDPEGMSKSDPTAKELLEQFKNTDLMVNLNLRDDEVEDLLEYIRQESEKAAK; from the coding sequence ATGAGATTGAGAACTTGGCTTCCACTGGGCGCGCTGTTCGCCGCCGGCCTCGGGGCCGGCGTGCTGTTCACCACCTTTGGCCCACTCGGAGGATCGGACGGCGCGGCGATGGCTGCCGACGGCGAAAACGGAGCGCAGCTCTACGATGACAAGTGCATCGTCTGCCACACCATCGGCAAAGGTATCCGCAAGGGTCCCGATCTGAAAGACGTCCACAAACGCCGCGACAAGGCCTGGCTCGTCAAGTGGATCAAGGACCCCGAGGGAATGTCCAAGTCCGACCCCACCGCCAAGGAACTGCTCGAGCAGTTCAAGAACACCGACCTGATGGTGAACCTCAACCTGCGGGACGACGAGGTCGAGGACCTGCTCGAATACATCCGTCAGGAGAGCGAGAAAGCCGCCAAGTGA